The uncultured Eubacteriales bacterium region TGCAGAAACCACCCGGCCAAATCCCCGCTCATGCCGCCAAACTCCCACCCCGCAGTGCGGTAGAGCGCGGCAAAACACATCAGCGCGGCCAGGGGGAGCAGCATCCCCACGGGGGGCAGGAGAATGACCATGAAAACCGAGACCAGCAGGAACATGCACAGCAGCGCGGCGGCAGAGATCCGCTTTTCCGCTGAAGCCTTGAACATGGAGAGTAGCCCCGTATTTCCGCTGGCGGGAAAGGACACCACCGACAGCCCGGACAGGCTGCGGCTCAGGACAAAGCCCAGGGCGTAGAGGGCCATCGCCTCCCGGGTGGGGGAGAGCTCCACGCACAGCGCGAAGTAGAGCAGGAGGTAGGCACAGGCTCCAACCACGGCGAAGGCCCCGGCGTGGGGGTCCTTTAGAATTTCCCGTCGGCGCTCCGCGGGGGCATGGGAGGCCAAGGCGTCCACCGTGTCACAGAATCCGTCCAGGTGGACAGCTCCCGTGACGGCCACGGGAAGAAGCGTAAGTCCTGCGGCCCGGAGGAACGCGCCCAGCTCCAGCAGGAGGGAGAGCCGCCACCAGAGCCACACAATGAGTCCCACCGCCACCCCCACCAGGGGAAATGCGCACATCATATAGCGCATGTTCTTCTCATTCCAGTCC contains the following coding sequences:
- the cobS gene encoding Cobalamin synthase produces the protein MNFLRSASLAFSMFSRIPMPRTDWNEKNMRYMMCAFPLVGVAVGLIVWLWWRLSLLLELGAFLRAAGLTLLPVAVTGAVHLDGFCDTVDALASHAPAERRREILKDPHAGAFAVVGACAYLLLYFALCVELSPTREAMALYALGFVLSRSLSGLSVVSFPASGNTGLLSMFKASAEKRISAAALLCMFLLVSVFMVILLPPVGMLLPLAALMCFAALYRTAGWEFGGMSGDLAGWFLQLSEISMLAALVLIQRVVAIWF